A window of Thalassophryne amazonica chromosome 21, fThaAma1.1, whole genome shotgun sequence contains these coding sequences:
- the LOC117503123 gene encoding photoreceptor outer segment membrane glycoprotein 2-like, with the protein MLESVELTWTNMAVGKVTFVKAEREKLAEVLWLLNWISVVMGAILFSLGSFLKVEIQKWQDVMSDQGVLYVPHMLITTGMVACGINFLGRKICLDCTDTAKFLRWKLVMMPYILCTFFFTSCILVGVLMCYSIRSQLEESLFVGLRNGMRYYKDTDTPSRCYLKQTLDLLQIQFQCCGNSGYQDWFHVQWISSRYLDMTNSAVVDRLRSNVEGKYLLDSVPFSCCSIFSPRPCIQHQVTNNSAHFSFDQQSQQLNLWRRGCHQVLLDHYTGIMQSMGLTMLLIWLFELLVLTGVRYLQTAMENVIRLGDPDLESDGWILENSLAETAQLNFNIIKNLGKCYQVDEDPNINVPTSGVHQEVTSSGVQVNIRG; encoded by the exons ATGTTGGAAAGTGTTGAACTGACTTGGACCAACATGGCGGTGGGGAAGGTGACCTTTGTGAAAGCGGAGCGGGAGAAGTTGGCTGAAGTCCTCTGGCTGCTGAACTGGATCTCTGTGGTGATGGGAGCCATCCTCTTCAGTTTGGGTTCATTCCTCAAAGTGGAGATCCAGAAGTGGCAGGATGTGATGTCAGACCAGGGCGTCCTCTACGTGCCGCACATGCTGATCACCACGGGCATGGTGGCCTGCGGCATCAACTTCCTGGGCAGGAAGATCTGCCTGGACTGTACTGACACGGCTAAGTTCCTGCGCTGGAAGCTGGTGATGATGCCATACATTCTGTGCACCTTCTTCTTCACTTCCTGCATCCTGGTGGGGGTGCTGATGTGCTACAGCATCCGCAGCCAGTTGGAAGAGTCGCTGTTTGTGGGTCTGCGGAATGGCATGCGCTACTACAAGGACACGGACACGCCCAGCCGCTGCTACCTGAAACAGACTCTGGACCTGCTGCAAATCCAGTTCCAGTGCTGCGGGAACTCTGGCTACCAGGACTGGTTCCATGTCCAGTGGATCAGCAGCCGGTACCTGGATATGACCAACAGTGCCGTGGTGGA cCGCCTGAGGAGTAACGTGGAAGGGAAGTACCTGCTGGACAGCGTTCCATTCAGCTGCTGCAGCATCTTCTCCCCTCGGCCCTGTATCCAGCATCAGGTCACCAATAACTCCGCCCACTTCAGTTTTGACCAGCAGAGCCAGCAGCTGAACCTGTGGAGGCGGGGCTGCCACCAGGTACTGCTGGACCACTACACTGGTATCATGCAGTCCATGGGCCTCACCATGCTCCTCATCTGGCTCTTTGAG CTGCTGGTCCTGACTGGTGTCCGTTACCTGCAGACAGCCATGGAGAACGTTATCCGGTTGGGTGATCCTGACTTGGAGTCGGATGGCTGGATTCTAGAGAACAGCCTGGCAGAAACAGCCCAGTTAAATTTTAATATTATTAAGAACCTTGGGAAGTGTTACCAGGTTGACGAAGACCCGAACATTAATGTCCCGACTTCAGGAGTCCATCAGGAGGTGACGTCCTCAGGGGTCCAGGTGAACATTCGTGGCTAA